The genomic window GGGCTGCTCGGCCTCGCGGGATGGTCGGGAGAGGCCAGGGCCCAGGCGATCCCCGGGGTGCCCGGGGTCGGGGCGGGGGCCGTGCCCTCGGCGGTCTCCACGCTCGGCGGTGCCGCGGTGACGCCGGCTGCGGCGACCGCCGCCCCGAGGTCGCTCTGGGGCTTCCTCGGCCTGACGCCGCAGAACTTCCAGGCGTGCAAGGACAAGCTGTGCAGCTGCCAGATCGGCCAGATGCTCAACAGCCTGCTGACGGGCCCGGTCGGGGCGGTCTCCGGCGGCTTCATCTCCCACCTCTGCCCCGTGGCGCCTTCGCAGGACGCCATCAATCAACTGGCGGCCAAGCCCAACGGCGCCGCGCAGGCCGCCGCGGCCAAGATCCAGGCCAGCGAGGCCGACGCCAAGGCCCGCGTCGCCGCGGTCGAGTACCTCGGCACGGTGGACTGCAGCCGCTTCCCGGAGGCCAAGGTCGGCCTGCTGGACGCCCTCTCGCTGGACCCGAATGAGTGCGTCCGCTACGCGGCGGCCCGGGCCCTCGGCAACGGATGCTGCTGCGACCAGGACGTCATCGAGAAGTTGCGGCTCTGCGTCGCGGGCGAGAAGGGTAAGGGGATCCCGGCGGAGACGTCGCCGCGGGTCCGGGCCGCGGCCTTCGCGGCGCTCCAGGGTTGCCTCACTCGCGTCCCCGAGGAGATCGAGGCGCCGGCCGAGCCCCCCCGCCGCCAGGTCTCCCCCGAGGGCGTCCTCCCCCAGCCCCTGCCGGATGACCGGAAGCGGGTCCGGCCCGAGGGCGCCGCGGCGAACACGTCCGACCCGTCGGCGGTGGTGGCCTCCGTCCGGCCGGCCCCCCGGGCCAAGTCGTTCGAGCAGACCGTCGTCGAGGCCCGCCGGACGCTCGTCGAGGCCTCGCAGCATCCCGTCCCCCAGAATAATCTCGCCCCCGGCCACAAGTCGGTCTTCGGGGCCCTCGCCAAGGCGCGGCGGGACATCGACGCGAAGTCACGCCAGGCCCGCCCGGCGGGCAGCGACGCCGCGGCCGCCCCGATGGACCCATCGGTCGTGCCCAGCTCGTATGCCCCGGCGGCCCAGGGCGGCTCCCGCGACGAGGCACAGGCGCCCTCGCAGAGCCCCGGCAAGCGCGGGCTGTTCGGGCTCCTCGTCCGCCCCCGGAGTCCGGGATGATCCGGGCCCGGATCCCGAGCGCAACGCCCCGTCCGTTCCCGTCCCCACACGTCGTCCGATGCAGGTCCTTAACGCCTCGTCCACATCTCCCATCGAACACATCTCCCCGAATCGGTCTCGACCGCTCGTGCGGCAGGGCGCAAACCCCCTGCCCAGGGATGAAAGGAGTCAGTCACGTGAAAGCGGAGGCTTCGCGTCGAAACTGGATTCGGAAGGGGGCCTGGGCCGTCCTCGCCGCCCTGGTACCGGCATCCGAGTCCCCGGCCATCGCCGACGGCGATCGGGCCCAGGGGCAGGCGTTCTCGCCGATCGCGGCCGCGTCGCCGAGCGACCCGGGGGCGGCTGCATCGGGCTCCGGCCGCCGCACCACGGTCCCGCCGCCTCGCCCGTTCAGCGAGGTGAAGCGGCGAGGGCTCCTCGGGCGTACGGACGATGCTCGCAGGTCCGCCCCGATCCCGCCGCCTCGCATCTTCGTGGCCGACAAGCCCGCGGTCACGGCCTCGGCGTCGGTCTCGCCGCCCGAAGTCCCGGCCCCCGCGCCGGCCGATGCCCCGGCCCCCGCGCCGGCCGTTGCCCCGGCCCCGGCTACCGCGGCTGCCGCGGTTCCTGCCCTGGCCGAGGCCCCGGCCCCCGCGCCGCCCGCGGCCCCTCCGGTCGAGACACAACCCGTGCTCGCCGCGAGCCCGATGGCGGACCCCATCGAAGTCGGGCCGTCGGCCGCCGAGCGGCCGCGGGAACTGGAAGCCGCGTTGAAGTCGCTCGGAGCGAGGTCGACGTCCCCGAGCGATTCGGGGCCCGCCCCCGACTCCGCGGCGGCGAAGCTCGACGAGCCCGTCGGGGAGCCCGCGCGACCCGTCCCGTCGAGCATCGACCAGTCACCTGCGCCGTCCCCTGCGGCCGATGACGCCTCGCCAGCGGCCACGCCCGCTCCCGCCCTCGCCGTGCCGGAACTTGATGCCCGACCCGCGATCGAGCCCGCCGCCGAGGCGAAGCCGGAGCCCGAGCACGTCGAGGCGAAGCCCGCCGTCGATGCCAAGCCGGCGCCGGTGCCCGCCGAGGCCCCCGCTGCTCCGGCCGCCGCGTCCGAGCCCGCCGGGCAGCAGACCCCGAAGCCCTCACCCGCGCCGGTGCCGGCCAGGGCCGTCGCGGCGTCCGCGGCCACCTCGACCGGGCCAGGGCCCGACGCCCCCACGAGCCCCGCGGGAGCGGCGACGCCCGCCGACGCCGCCGCCGCCCTCGTCCTGAAGCAGCCGGATGCGGCGAAGACGGCCGACGACGAAGTCGAGAAGGCCGCCTGCACGACCTGCGGCAGCCATCACGGCATCTCCGACGGCCATGTCTTCACCGGTTGTGCCAACGGCAAGTGCATCCCGGGCCGCCCGCCGTGCAACCCCCCGGCCAATGAATGCGATACGATCGTCGGGGCCTTCTGCCAGAGGCTCTACGAATGCCTCTGCTGCCCCGATCCTTGCTACAAGCCCGTCTGGGAGCCCGCGGCCAACGCGTCGTTCTTCGCGGACTACGCACGGCCCCGCACCGTGACGCGGCTCCGCTACGACAACCTCGAGGCCATGAGCCGCCCGGACCGCAACCAGTTCATGATGAACCAGGTGAATCCCAGGGGCCGAGGCGTCTTCAATCCCATGGCGCGGCTCCAGCAGGTCTCCGTCTACCAGGAGGCGGCGGGCGAGCGCGGCAGCCTGTTCGTGGAGTACCCTTACCGCCAGCTCAACTCGAACTGGGCCCCCACCCAGGCCGGCTTCGGCGACGTCAACTTCGGCATCAAGTCGCTCTGGTTCGACTGCGAGATGCTCCAGGTCGCCTTCCAGCTGCGCACCTACATGCCCAGCGGCAACTTCCAGGACAACCTGGGGACCGGCCAGTTCGCCATCGACCCTTCGATCCTGACGTCCTTGAAGCTCGGGCCGACGACCTTCTTCCAGGGGCAGTTCGGCAACTGGACGCCCCTGGGCGGACCCTCGAGCGCGACCCTCAACATCCCGGCGCGGATGCCGGGCACGGGGGCACTGACGTCCATCAACGGCGGCAAGCAGGCGGGCGGCATCTTCTACTGGTTCATGAGCCTGAACCAGGTGCTGTGGTACTACACGCCGGACAGCCCGCTGACCGCGACCCTCGAGATGGACGGCTGGTCGTTCGAGAACGGGGGCTACACCACGGCCGTGCGGCCGAAGATCGGGTCGGGAGGGACCGGTGCGCTGACGCGATACGGCCGGGCGGACGGCGGCGGGGTGTCGTACTTCAACATCGGCCCGGGCCTCCGGCAGTCGATCTGCAACCGGGTGGACTTCGGCGGCGCCATCACCTGGGCGACCGACACGGCCCACTGGGCCCAGCCCTGGTTCCGCTTCGAGGTCCGCTTCCTCTTCTGAGCCGCCACGGACCTTGATGTATCGGACCACCCGCGCGGGGGCCCCTCGGGCCCCCGTTCGCGTTGGCCCTTCGGTGCGAGCGGCACGGCGATGATTTTCATGGCGGGCGGACCCCATCCCGCGCCGCAGAAAATGGCCGGCGGGGCCTGTTTTCCGGTTCAGCAATCCGGCCCCGGCTCGTTATGATCCATGGATCGAGCGAGGCATTTCCGCTCCGGCAACTCGAGGTACCACGTTCATGGCGGACGAGCGCGCCCGGCCCTCCCGGCCTTCCTGGAAGCGAGCAGGGGGCGATCCCCGGGCCGTCGAGCCGTCGTCCCACGCCTGGTCCCGGCGGAGCGTCTCCTCGGTCGCCCGCCCCGATGCCCCCCGAACGAAGACCTGGAAGGTGGCCGGCGTGGTCGCGGCCCTGGCCGCCTGCATCGCGCTGATCCTGTTCCTGATCCTCGTCTTCCGCCCGCCCCGCCCCGCCGCCGTCGTGCTGGTGGGGGCCGACTACGCGGGCAACCTGGCCGTCCCGCACAACCTGCTGGGCTGGAAGGGGCTCCAGGGGCTGGAGGCGGTATCGAGGACGCCGCCCCGCTTCTCGCTCTTCCCGCCCCCGATGCTGCAGCTGGTGAGGGGCGGGGGCACGCCGCTGAACCTGGCCGAGGACTGGAAGGCCCTGGTCGACGACCTGAAGGTGTCCGCCAAGGGCTACCGGACGCTCCTGATCGCGGTCGCGCTCCACGGCGGCACGACCGCGGACTCGGCCTACCTGCTCCCCGGCAAGGCCACGGGGCGGGAGGCGGATCGGCTCGACCTGCTGCAGGTCATCCGGTCGATGGACGAGCTGCCGCAGGAGCAGAACAAGGTCCTGGTCCTCGAGGGCGCCCTCGTGCCGGCGGACTGGCGGCTCGGGATGCTCTACAACGACTTCGGCCGCCGGCTCAGGGACCTCGAGCCCGAGATCCGGAAGGTGAAGAACCTCTGGGTGCTCAGCGGCTGCGACGTGGACCAGCAATGCTGGGCGTCGGAGGGCATGGGCCGCACCGCGTTCTTCCACTACATCATCGAGGCCCTGAGCGGCGAGGCGGCCGGCCACGGCATGCGGCTGAACCTCCAGACGCTCCACGACTACGTCCGCCGCAAGGTCCGCAACTGGGCCTGGAACGCGCGGGGGGCCATCCAGGAGCCGGTACTCCTGCCGAGGACGGCGGACACGGCGGGGAGCGGCGGCGAGCCACCTCGCCGCCCGGCGGCCGGCGTCCACCTCGCCACGGCGGAGGCGGCCCCCGCCTCCGAGACCCCGCCGGAGCTCGACCGGACGATGCTGTCGGAGCGATGGCGGGCCTTCCACGAGCTGGACGGCCTGCTGCCCCACCCCTCCACCTACTCGCCCCGGCGATGGCGCGAATACCGCGCGACCCTGGTCCGGCTCGAAGAGCTGGCCCGCGCGGGCGCCTCGGCCCAGCAGCTCGCGCCGCTGGACGAGCGGCTGGGCGTCCTGGGCGCCCGGCTCCGCGCCGACAGGTCCTTCGCGAAGATCACGGAGTCGCCCCAGCACAACCTCGTCATGGGCGTGGTCCAGGGGGCGGTGATCGACCCCAGGCGGGGGAGCGAGCCCGAATTCAGCCGGCTGTGGAGCCCGCCCCCGGGCACCGACCCGTCGAAGGTGTGGGACGAGCTCCGGGGCAAGTTCCCGGACGGCGACGCCGAGCCGGCCCAGCCGCTCCGCTGCCGGGTCGACGACTACCTGCTTCAGCGGGCCGCCGCCGACCCGCAGCATGACCTCGCGACCGCGGTCGACCGGCTGAGGCAGCAGACGCGCGGCACGCAGTATCCCCAGCCGGTCGAGGCCCACTTCGCGGCCATGCTGGAGCGGTCCCTCCGCGGCGAGCGGGCCCGCCCCCAGGCCTTCTGGCCGCGCGTCCGGCGGGCGCTCCTGGTGCGTCGCCTCGCGGAGCGGGTGACGCTCGGCATCCCGGAGGGCCGGCCCGGCTATGCCGCCAGCGAGCGGCTCGCCCCCTGGCTCCGCGAGCTCGTGGACCGGGCCGACGACCAGCGTCGCCTCGGCGAGGACCAGCTCCTCGCCTCGGACGAGGCGGCCTGGGCCCGCGCGGATCAGTCCCTGGCCGCCGCGGAGCAGCTCTACCGCGAGGCGTCCTCGCGCGGCGAGCTGGTCCGCAAGGCGATCCTCGCCCGCGACCTCGCCCTCTCGACGCTGCCGGACTACGCCCGGTGGATGGGGCGTCGCCGGCCGGAGGACCTCGGCAAGGACGACCTCGCCGCGGTGGTCCTGGAGCTCTGGGACCAGGTGCATCGCCTCTCCGATCGCCTGGAGGCGCCGGGCGAGGAATCGGCGGCCTCGCTCGAGAAGCTCCAGAAGGGACTCTCCACGGGCCTGGAGGCGCTCGGCAGGCGGTTCCGCCAGCACGCCGGCGGCCTGGCGGGTGATCGTCGCCCGGAGGAGTGCGAGCCCACCGCGTCCGCGGCGGCCGTGCCGTTCGCCGACGCCGCGGAGGACTCGCTCCGCGGGGCCCTCTGGGACCGACTGGACGCCATCCGGAAGCATGACCGGAAGCTCTCCGAGGGCGGCGATACCCCCGAGCCGGCGGCGGCCGACGCCGACCGCGTCGCCGACTCCCTCCGCCGCCGGAGCCGCCTCCAGGGACGCATGGCGATGGCGACGCTCGGGCGCGACCGGTTCGACGCGCCGGCGTTCAAGGATGCCCCCCCGTTCGATCAGGTCCTCAAGCGGATCGAGAGCGCCTTCGAGGAGGGCGGCCAGCAGGCCTGGTGGCGGTCCATCGCCGAGGCCGGGGACGCGATCGGGCTGCGATGGCGGGGCCTGGGCCCCGAGGTCGAGGGCCTGACGAAGGAGGAAGGTCCCGACGCCGACCCGGCGCGGCTCCTGACCAGGCTCTCCCTCGCCGAGCGCCTCGATCGCCTGATCGACGGGGGCGAGGAGCCGCTCCCGGACTCCCGGCCCGAGGCCGCGTCGCTCGGCCGCGGGCTGCGGATCCGCGGCCTCCTGCTCTGGCTGGCCGAGCGAGCGTGGCGAGACCACTGGTTCGACGAGGATCCGAAGGCCGTCTCCCCCTATTACCGCACGGTCGCCACGCGGCTGGTCGGCGACGCGGCCCGGATCGCCGCGAAGGGGCCCGACCTCGCGCGCATCCGCCAGCTCGTGGCCAGGAACGATCGCCTGAAGCTCGAGGGCCCTTCGAAGATCATCATGACGACCGAGCCGGCCGCCGACGCCACCTACCGGATCGCGGCGGAGGGGGATCCGGAGTCCATCCCCCCCGGCCTGCCCGTGATCCGGCCGCGCGTCGAGCCCGAGCTCGGGCTCCTCGACGGCGCGGCGGGGTACCGCCTGGCCCCCTGGCGGACCGGCGGCGACGTCGCCCGCTTCTCCGTGTCCTCGGCGACGATCCGCTCCGCGGAGTCCGACGAGTCCATGGACCGGCCCTTCATCCGGACCTCGCCGCTCCTGATCGAGGGCGTCTTCCGCGGCCAGCTCTTCACCAAGCGAACGGACGTGGAGCTGCACCCCGTCCCCGACGAGGTCTCGGTCAACCCCGCCCCGGTCGACCCCCGGGCCAGCCTGGCGGTCCGGGCCGACGGCGAGCTGCTCGCCCGCTTCGGCGCCGGCAGCGGGTCCATCGCCATCGTGCTCGACATGTCCGGGAGCATGAGGGAGCCGACCCCCTCCGGGCGTTCGAAGCTGGCCGAGGCGAAGATCGCCCTCGGCCAGGTCCTGGAGATCATCCCCGCGGGGACCACCGTCAGCCTCTGGACCTTCAGCCAGATCGGCGCCAAGGAAGCCGACCTGTTCGAGGACGACCCGAGGCACCTGGCCCCGGAGAAGACCATCCAGCGCCTCAGGGAGCCGGTGCGATGGGACCGGGCGGAGCTCCCCGGGCTGGTCGCCCGGCTGGAGGCGTACCGGCCGTTCTGCGACACCCCCCTCGTGGAGGCCATGTGGAGGGCGGCCGCGACCGACCTCGGGAAGGCCCAGGGGCTGAAGACGCTGCTCGTGCTCACCGACGGGAATGACACCGAATTCCAGAAGCATCGCGAGTTCAACCCCTTGAAGGACGGCAAGCCGACCTACAAGGACATCCCGGAGTTCATCCGCACCGCCTTCGACCCGACCGGCGTGCAGATCAATATGATCTACTTCGACACCGCGAGCGACGGCGGCAAGCAGCTCGAGGAGGCCAGGAAGAACTTCGAGGAGCCCCTGAGGGGCCTCGACCGGCCCGGCACGTTCACGGCGGTGAAGGACGTGGATCAGCTGCTCGCGGGCCTGAAGAAGGGGATCCGCCAGGAGCTGGCCTGCCGCATCCGCGACGAGGCCGGCAAGCCGGTGTCCGAGGAGCTCCTGGGCGTCACGCGGGTCGGCGAGCCTGACCGGTGGTGGCCCGACGGGCTGGACGCCGGCCTCTACACCCTCAGCGTGCTCGCCGACCACACCTACGAGCACCAGGTGGAGCTGAAGAAGGGCGAACGCCTGCTCGTCAGGCTCGTGGACGCCGGCGGGAAGATCGACTTCCGTCGCGACCTCTACAGCGGCGACTTCGCCGACCGGGCCGCGGAGGATCGCTCGGAATGGCGGGCGAGCGGCCTGGCGACCGTCATCCCGG from Aquisphaera giovannonii includes these protein-coding regions:
- a CDS encoding vWA domain-containing protein, producing MADERARPSRPSWKRAGGDPRAVEPSSHAWSRRSVSSVARPDAPRTKTWKVAGVVAALAACIALILFLILVFRPPRPAAVVLVGADYAGNLAVPHNLLGWKGLQGLEAVSRTPPRFSLFPPPMLQLVRGGGTPLNLAEDWKALVDDLKVSAKGYRTLLIAVALHGGTTADSAYLLPGKATGREADRLDLLQVIRSMDELPQEQNKVLVLEGALVPADWRLGMLYNDFGRRLRDLEPEIRKVKNLWVLSGCDVDQQCWASEGMGRTAFFHYIIEALSGEAAGHGMRLNLQTLHDYVRRKVRNWAWNARGAIQEPVLLPRTADTAGSGGEPPRRPAAGVHLATAEAAPASETPPELDRTMLSERWRAFHELDGLLPHPSTYSPRRWREYRATLVRLEELARAGASAQQLAPLDERLGVLGARLRADRSFAKITESPQHNLVMGVVQGAVIDPRRGSEPEFSRLWSPPPGTDPSKVWDELRGKFPDGDAEPAQPLRCRVDDYLLQRAAADPQHDLATAVDRLRQQTRGTQYPQPVEAHFAAMLERSLRGERARPQAFWPRVRRALLVRRLAERVTLGIPEGRPGYAASERLAPWLRELVDRADDQRRLGEDQLLASDEAAWARADQSLAAAEQLYREASSRGELVRKAILARDLALSTLPDYARWMGRRRPEDLGKDDLAAVVLELWDQVHRLSDRLEAPGEESAASLEKLQKGLSTGLEALGRRFRQHAGGLAGDRRPEECEPTASAAAVPFADAAEDSLRGALWDRLDAIRKHDRKLSEGGDTPEPAAADADRVADSLRRRSRLQGRMAMATLGRDRFDAPAFKDAPPFDQVLKRIESAFEEGGQQAWWRSIAEAGDAIGLRWRGLGPEVEGLTKEEGPDADPARLLTRLSLAERLDRLIDGGEEPLPDSRPEAASLGRGLRIRGLLLWLAERAWRDHWFDEDPKAVSPYYRTVATRLVGDAARIAAKGPDLARIRQLVARNDRLKLEGPSKIIMTTEPAADATYRIAAEGDPESIPPGLPVIRPRVEPELGLLDGAAGYRLAPWRTGGDVARFSVSSATIRSAESDESMDRPFIRTSPLLIEGVFRGQLFTKRTDVELHPVPDEVSVNPAPVDPRASLAVRADGELLARFGAGSGSIAIVLDMSGSMREPTPSGRSKLAEAKIALGQVLEIIPAGTTVSLWTFSQIGAKEADLFEDDPRHLAPEKTIQRLREPVRWDRAELPGLVARLEAYRPFCDTPLVEAMWRAAATDLGKAQGLKTLLVLTDGNDTEFQKHREFNPLKDGKPTYKDIPEFIRTAFDPTGVQINMIYFDTASDGGKQLEEARKNFEEPLRGLDRPGTFTAVKDVDQLLAGLKKGIRQELACRIRDEAGKPVSEELLGVTRVGEPDRWWPDGLDAGLYTLSVLADHTYEHQVELKKGERLLVRLVDAGGKIDFRRDLYSGDFADRAAEDRSEWRASGLATVIPAQQAGDRIQVLASLEQTAMRVPDPDPIRQVHPRMSWMRLAAQGIPNPSGAFSTRWRDLGEYPAPAWVADVPRWPRDPAGAGPAQPVLRIWWLAPGLKDRSLPAIALDGDLPRRLRLADGEEVVLEGLGIESHKVEVSPGSRVDRRCLAIRIAYPKDQLHIVDPRSLLAAGIGTEGAELRIFSRARRSTALLWPVSETSLDALKSVGLYPVDELLKLAEKQQTAAAITLPIPRRGNLPEPPPPLRDPRRPLGPPAPG